The following coding sequences are from one uncultured Devosia sp. window:
- a CDS encoding GFA family protein has product MGDEAVIERAEAHAGGCQCGAVRFSVTRLGRGSICHCRMCQKAFGGFFGPLVTAHNAVWTRGEPKWFQSSNAARRAFCGDCGTPLAYETRFGLELAIGAFDHPEHAAPEIQVNPHDKLPFFDGLTALPMREETSDEWRDFLAGIHSNQHPDHDTADWPPRGDK; this is encoded by the coding sequence ATGGGAGATGAAGCGGTGATTGAACGTGCCGAAGCTCATGCCGGCGGCTGCCAATGCGGCGCCGTCCGCTTCAGCGTCACCCGGCTCGGTCGCGGTTCCATCTGCCATTGCCGCATGTGCCAGAAGGCCTTCGGTGGCTTCTTCGGCCCGCTGGTGACGGCACACAATGCCGTCTGGACCCGTGGCGAACCGAAGTGGTTTCAGTCCTCGAACGCCGCTCGCCGCGCCTTTTGCGGCGATTGCGGCACGCCCCTGGCTTATGAAACGCGCTTCGGTCTCGAATTGGCCATCGGCGCCTTCGATCACCCCGAGCATGCTGCCCCGGAAATCCAGGTCAATCCGCACGACAAGCTGCCCTTCTTCGATGGCCTGACGGCCTTGCCCATGCGCGAGGAAACCAGCGACGAGTGGCGCGATTTTCTTGCCGGCATTCATTCCAACCAGCATCCCGACCACGACACGGCCGACT
- the cysS gene encoding cysteine--tRNA ligase has translation MTSLTLYNTLRRSKEAFAPIDANNVRMYVCGPTVYDFAHIGNARPVIVFDLLFRLLRHVYGAEHVTYVRNITDVDDKINARALRDFPDLPLNEAIRRVTEKTERQFLSDATALGALEPTIQPRATDNIEQMQVLIRDLIANNHAYNASGEVLFDVKSMPDYGQLSGRNLDDNLAGARIAVEAHKKNPADFVLWKQSSETEPGWDSPWGRGRPGWHIECSAMSERYLGQTFDIHGGGLDLIFPHHENEIAQSRCAHGTHAMANVWMHNGFLQVEGQKMSKSLGNFVTINELLETGTLGGRAWIGDVLRLAMLMTHYREPIDFSIKRLDEAEAKLRDWQRAARGAEVSEGDAPDESVVKELADDLNFHRASVALDFIAKKANREEGNARHCLAATLRFLGFSLDSLITSDDGWEEPPHIAAAIAQRLDALNGKDFARADAIRNELSEQGITLMDYKDEAGNRATKWEMKR, from the coding sequence ATGACTTCGCTGACGCTCTACAACACGCTCAGACGCTCCAAAGAGGCCTTTGCCCCCATCGATGCGAACAATGTGCGCATGTATGTTTGCGGCCCCACGGTCTATGACTTCGCCCATATCGGCAATGCGCGCCCGGTCATCGTCTTCGACCTGCTGTTCCGTCTGCTGCGCCACGTCTATGGCGCCGAACACGTCACCTATGTGCGCAACATCACCGACGTCGACGACAAGATCAACGCCCGCGCCCTGCGCGATTTTCCCGATCTGCCGCTCAACGAGGCCATCCGCCGCGTCACCGAAAAGACCGAGCGCCAGTTCCTCTCCGACGCAACAGCCCTTGGCGCGCTGGAGCCCACCATCCAGCCCCGCGCCACCGACAATATCGAGCAGATGCAGGTGCTGATCCGCGATCTCATCGCCAACAACCACGCCTATAACGCCTCGGGCGAAGTCCTCTTTGACGTCAAGTCCATGCCCGATTACGGCCAGCTCTCCGGCCGCAATCTCGACGACAACCTTGCCGGCGCCCGCATTGCCGTCGAAGCGCACAAGAAGAACCCGGCCGATTTCGTGCTCTGGAAACAGTCATCGGAAACCGAGCCCGGCTGGGACAGCCCCTGGGGCCGTGGCCGCCCAGGCTGGCACATCGAATGCTCCGCCATGAGCGAGCGCTATCTCGGCCAGACCTTCGATATCCACGGCGGTGGTCTCGACCTGATCTTCCCACACCACGAAAACGAAATCGCCCAGTCCCGCTGCGCCCACGGCACCCATGCCATGGCCAATGTCTGGATGCACAATGGCTTCCTTCAGGTCGAAGGCCAGAAGATGAGCAAGTCGCTCGGCAATTTCGTCACCATCAACGAATTGCTTGAGACCGGCACCTTGGGCGGTCGCGCCTGGATTGGCGATGTGCTGCGCCTCGCCATGCTGATGACCCACTATCGCGAGCCGATCGACTTCTCGATCAAGCGTCTCGACGAGGCTGAGGCAAAGCTCCGCGACTGGCAGCGCGCTGCCCGTGGTGCAGAAGTTTCCGAAGGCGATGCGCCCGACGAGAGCGTGGTCAAGGAACTGGCCGACGACCTCAATTTTCATCGCGCATCCGTCGCGCTCGACTTCATCGCCAAGAAAGCCAATCGCGAGGAGGGCAATGCGCGCCATTGCCTCGCCGCGACGCTGCGCTTCCTCGGCTTCAGTCTCGACAGCCTCATCACCTCCGACGATGGCTGGGAAGAGCCGCCCCATATCGCCGCCGCCATTGCCCAGCGCCTTGATGCGCTCAATGGCAAGGACTTCGCCCGTGCCGACGCCATCCGCAACGAACTGTCCGAACAGGGCATCACGCTGATGGACTACAAGGACGAGGCCGGCAACCGTGCCACCAAATGGGAGATGAAGCGGTGA
- a CDS encoding cytochrome c, producing MSIKKISAMAIAGLMTLGVVATVAQDAFVAPATSEEAVAARKAIMRTNGQTLRGAGALTGAEAVAAMQTLLDDYTNMPALFPEGSVVGDSEALPAIWENWEGFTAIIETGRAGAETGLAAAEAGDAAGYAAALQTIQGTCGQCHQQFRS from the coding sequence ATGTCGATCAAGAAGATTTCCGCCATGGCCATCGCCGGTCTCATGACCCTGGGCGTCGTCGCCACTGTCGCGCAGGACGCATTCGTTGCGCCGGCCACCTCCGAGGAAGCCGTTGCCGCCCGCAAGGCCATCATGCGCACCAATGGCCAGACCCTGCGCGGCGCTGGCGCGCTGACCGGCGCCGAGGCCGTTGCCGCCATGCAGACCCTGCTCGATGACTATACCAACATGCCCGCCCTTTTCCCCGAAGGCTCGGTGGTTGGCGACAGCGAAGCGCTGCCCGCCATCTGGGAAAACTGGGAAGGCTTCACCGCCATCATCGAAACCGGCCGCGCCGGTGCCGAAACCGGTCTGGCTGCCGCCGAAGCTGGCGATGCCGCCGGCTATGCTGCGGCCCTCCAGACCATCCAGGGCACCTGCGGCCAGTGCCATCAGCAGTTTAGATCGTAG
- a CDS encoding fumarylacetoacetate hydrolase family protein encodes MKLATLRNGRPDGQLVVLSNDSARYVSAGRIAQSLQAALDDWNALSPALSDLSKQLDAGAIAGQNFDPAQALAPLPRAYQWIDGSGYLSHLERVRSLKGSKDEELQSTRPLLYQGGSDSLSAPHDPIRITDPDLALDFEAEVAVIIGAVSMGAGKDEAAAAIRLVTVCNDVSLRRLVVDDLQNGFGFFHAKPSTSFAPLVATPDSLGYAWRDNRLHLPVRIEVNGNLYGQPNAGTDMHFDFADLIVEAARTRDLAAGTIIGGGTVSNRHDEALPIKRDGIGFACIAEARTVEKLKYGRARTPFLKPGDVVRIGALDAEGRAVFGDIAQKVVLA; translated from the coding sequence ATGAAACTTGCCACGCTCCGCAATGGCCGCCCCGATGGTCAGCTCGTCGTTCTCTCGAATGATTCCGCGCGCTATGTCTCGGCCGGCCGCATCGCCCAGAGCCTCCAGGCGGCGCTCGACGACTGGAACGCCCTGTCTCCGGCGCTTTCCGACCTCTCAAAGCAACTCGATGCAGGTGCCATCGCTGGCCAGAATTTCGATCCCGCCCAGGCACTCGCGCCCCTGCCGCGCGCCTATCAGTGGATCGACGGCTCGGGCTATCTCAGCCATCTCGAACGCGTCCGTTCGCTCAAAGGCAGCAAGGACGAGGAGCTGCAATCGACCCGGCCGCTGCTTTACCAAGGTGGATCTGATTCGCTTTCGGCGCCCCATGACCCCATTCGCATCACCGATCCTGACCTGGCGCTCGATTTTGAAGCCGAAGTCGCCGTCATCATCGGCGCCGTCAGCATGGGCGCCGGCAAGGATGAAGCCGCCGCCGCCATCCGCCTCGTCACCGTCTGCAACGACGTGTCCCTGCGGCGCCTGGTTGTCGATGACCTGCAAAACGGCTTCGGCTTCTTCCACGCGAAGCCCTCCACCAGCTTTGCGCCCCTCGTCGCCACCCCGGACAGCCTCGGCTATGCCTGGCGCGACAATCGCCTGCATCTGCCCGTCCGCATCGAGGTCAATGGCAATCTCTATGGCCAGCCCAATGCCGGCACCGACATGCATTTCGATTTCGCCGATCTGATCGTCGAGGCCGCCCGCACCCGCGATCTGGCTGCTGGCACCATCATTGGCGGCGGCACCGTCTCCAACCGCCACGACGAGGCCCTGCCCATCAAGCGCGACGGCATCGGCTTTGCCTGCATTGCGGAAGCCCGCACCGTCGAAAAGCTCAAATACGGCCGCGCCCGCACGCCCTTCCTCAAACCCGGCGACGTGGTCCGCATCGGCGCGCTCGACGCCGAGGGCAGGGCAGTCTTCGGCGACATCGCTCAAAAGGTGGTTTTGGCTTAG
- a CDS encoding DUF2865 domain-containing protein encodes MRAIILMVLAAILAVLDVNVAYAQAAQCAQLDNALRQFDRNSDFRQMGGNSQAALQAARDVQQMESRYVREGCNDAARAGQQLTRQCQQIGREVLRLRDVAAQVSQQVDSANAVAGQREAILQEMARFGCNAGSSAGFSNERQSVFDRIFGTTSEGDFTNGQMVNDGSYWGYQGYQTVRTVCVRLSDGYFWPISYSTLPDYVSQDAQQCQASCPTTPVELFFYDNPGQEPEQMRNQYGESYTALPQAFRYRTELDTSATANCKVPAISQGTMSVATADDGTTRTMIETAELNFPLPLRDPRRQQPVAAAVAAPVMQTATLVDVPLPRVRPAGPGETAVTRPAQAASQPDLRLVQFGNKVVRVVGPDTPYAQPAGAGT; translated from the coding sequence ATGCGCGCCATTATTCTCATGGTGCTGGCCGCCATCCTCGCCGTGCTCGATGTGAACGTGGCCTATGCGCAGGCGGCGCAATGCGCCCAGCTCGACAATGCGCTGCGCCAGTTCGACCGCAATTCCGACTTCCGGCAGATGGGCGGCAATTCGCAGGCGGCCCTGCAGGCAGCGCGCGACGTGCAGCAGATGGAAAGCCGCTATGTGCGCGAGGGCTGCAATGATGCGGCGCGTGCCGGCCAGCAGCTGACGCGCCAGTGCCAGCAGATCGGGCGCGAGGTGCTGCGGCTGCGCGATGTGGCAGCGCAGGTGAGCCAGCAGGTTGATTCAGCCAATGCCGTGGCAGGCCAGCGCGAGGCAATCCTTCAGGAAATGGCGCGGTTTGGCTGCAATGCCGGGTCGAGCGCCGGTTTCAGCAACGAGCGCCAGTCGGTGTTCGATCGCATTTTCGGCACCACGTCGGAAGGCGACTTCACCAATGGCCAGATGGTCAATGACGGCAGCTATTGGGGTTACCAGGGCTATCAGACGGTGCGAACGGTCTGTGTGCGGCTGAGCGACGGCTACTTCTGGCCGATCAGCTATTCCACCCTGCCCGACTATGTCAGCCAGGATGCGCAGCAATGCCAGGCGAGTTGCCCCACAACGCCGGTGGAGCTGTTTTTCTACGACAATCCCGGCCAGGAGCCGGAGCAGATGCGCAACCAGTATGGCGAAAGCTATACGGCGCTGCCGCAGGCTTTCCGCTATCGCACCGAGCTCGACACCAGCGCGACGGCCAATTGCAAGGTGCCGGCGATTTCTCAGGGCACGATGAGCGTGGCGACCGCGGATGATGGCACCACGCGTACGATGATCGAGACCGCCGAGCTGAACTTTCCGCTGCCGCTGCGCGATCCGCGCCGGCAACAGCCGGTCGCTGCTGCAGTTGCCGCGCCGGTGATGCAGACGGCGACGCTGGTCGATGTGCCCCTGCCCCGCGTGCGTCCGGCCGGTCCGGGCGAGACGGCCGTGACGCGGCCGGCTCAGGCGGCGAGCCAGCCGGACCTGCGTCTCGTGCAGTTTGGCAACAAGGTGGTCAGGGTAGTCGGTCCAGACACGCCATACGCCCAGCCAGCGGGAGCAGGGACTTAA
- the gltX gene encoding glutamate--tRNA ligase — protein sequence MTSANITVRWAPSPTGRIHLGNARPALLNWFFARRHGGKYILRMDDTDHARSTREFADGIEVDLSWLGITPDLLVRQSERTALYDAAVATLKASGRLYPSYETEEELDRKRARARLLNKPPIYDRAALALTDEDRAKLEAEGRKPHWRFKLDGRPVLFDDLIKGPQTVNTASMSDPVLVRGDGSYLYTLPSVVDDIDLGITHVIRGEDHVSNTGTQIEIFEALGGAVPTFAHHNLLTDAEGQGFSKRLGSQSISDFRDDGYEPMAIAIMASLTGTSLPIETYETLEEIANRLDFTMISHGAARFDPVELDNLNARLLHALPYEGALGRLSSMGLEGEAMWLLLRSNLRKFDDIAEWAKLVTGPVEPVIADEDRDFLALAKALLPAEPWDETTWGQWTDALKTATGRKGKALFLPLRLALTGRHDGPELKSLLPLAGRMACLDRLP from the coding sequence ATGACCAGCGCCAATATCACCGTTCGCTGGGCGCCGTCCCCCACCGGCCGCATCCATCTCGGCAATGCCCGTCCGGCCTTGCTCAACTGGTTCTTTGCCCGCCGCCACGGCGGCAAGTACATCCTGCGCATGGACGACACCGACCATGCCCGCTCCACGCGCGAATTTGCCGATGGCATCGAGGTGGATCTGAGCTGGCTCGGCATCACGCCTGACCTCTTGGTCCGCCAGTCCGAACGCACAGCGCTTTACGACGCCGCCGTCGCAACGCTCAAGGCGTCCGGCCGGCTCTATCCTAGCTACGAAACCGAGGAAGAGCTCGACCGCAAGCGCGCCCGCGCCCGCCTCCTCAACAAGCCGCCTATCTACGATCGCGCCGCTTTGGCGCTGACCGACGAGGATCGCGCAAAACTCGAAGCCGAGGGCCGCAAGCCGCATTGGCGCTTCAAGCTCGACGGTCGCCCCGTTCTCTTCGACGACCTGATAAAGGGGCCCCAGACCGTCAACACCGCCTCCATGTCCGACCCGGTCCTGGTCCGTGGCGACGGCTCCTACCTCTATACGCTCCCCTCGGTCGTCGACGACATCGATCTGGGCATCACCCATGTCATCCGCGGCGAAGATCACGTCTCCAACACCGGCACGCAGATCGAGATCTTCGAGGCCCTGGGCGGCGCCGTCCCCACCTTCGCCCACCATAATCTCCTGACCGATGCCGAAGGGCAGGGCTTCTCCAAGCGCCTCGGCTCCCAGTCGATCAGCGACTTCCGCGATGACGGCTACGAGCCAATGGCCATTGCCATCATGGCCAGCCTCACCGGCACCAGCCTGCCCATCGAGACCTATGAAACTCTCGAAGAGATCGCCAACCGGCTCGATTTCACGATGATCTCGCATGGCGCCGCGCGCTTCGATCCCGTCGAACTCGACAATCTCAATGCCCGCCTCCTGCATGCGCTGCCCTATGAAGGCGCCCTTGGCCGGCTCTCCTCGATGGGACTTGAGGGCGAAGCGATGTGGCTGCTGCTGCGCAGCAACCTGCGCAAGTTCGACGACATCGCAGAGTGGGCGAAGCTCGTCACCGGCCCGGTCGAGCCCGTCATTGCCGACGAGGATCGTGACTTCCTCGCCTTGGCCAAAGCCCTTCTACCGGCCGAGCCCTGGGACGAAACCACCTGGGGTCAATGGACCGACGCGCTCAAGACCGCCACCGGCCGCAAGGGCAAGGCGCTGTTTCTTCCTTTGCGGCTAGCACTCACCGGCCGCCACGACGGACCGGAGCTTAAGTCCCTGCTCCCGCTGGCTGGGCGTATGGCGTGTCTGGACCGACTACCCTGA
- a CDS encoding NAD+ synthase, whose translation MTDRLRIALAQLNPKVGDLVGNLALARQALTDAQARNADILLLSELFLTGYFPDDLLFKPKFVADAIQAARDLVADTRGIDTVLILPSIWLDKTGLHNAVVVAENGEIIATRYKRELPNSDVFYEKRYFAAGPLPDPVIIKGVPVGIPICEDVWHPSVCEHLAMRGAEIMLCPNGSPYWTDKQHVRKDLVRARVAEDDVPMLYLNQVGGQDELVFDGASFGMEPGNKLVFQGKSFESDFIVSDWTRGEHGWTCASGEVTELTTTDEAPWLACVLGLRDYVKKNGFKQVVLGLSGGIDSAVVAAMAVDALGAENVHCIMLPYRYTSEASLKDAKDCALALGVRYDIVSIGNPVDDALTELAPIFADRAPDLAEENIQSRMRGVVLMAVSNKLGSMLLTTGNKSEMGVGYATIYGDMNGGYNPLKDMFKMEVYRLAAWRNRHVPGDCKGPSGEVIPQAIIDKAPSAELRPNQTDQDSLPPYPVLDAILKGIVEDELSIAEIVAQGHDQALVERIERLLNIAEYKRRQSAPGPKLTVKAFGLGRRYPITNGYKDRVIG comes from the coding sequence GTGACAGACCGCCTCAGAATTGCGCTCGCGCAGCTCAATCCCAAGGTCGGCGATCTCGTCGGCAATCTCGCTCTGGCCCGCCAGGCGCTGACCGACGCGCAGGCCCGGAACGCCGATATCCTGCTGCTGAGCGAGCTTTTCCTCACCGGCTATTTCCCGGACGATCTGCTGTTCAAGCCAAAATTCGTCGCTGACGCCATCCAGGCAGCGCGCGATCTGGTGGCCGACACCAGGGGCATCGACACCGTCCTCATCCTGCCCTCCATCTGGCTCGACAAGACCGGCCTCCACAATGCCGTCGTCGTGGCCGAAAATGGCGAGATCATCGCCACGCGCTACAAGCGCGAGCTGCCCAATTCCGACGTCTTTTACGAAAAGCGCTATTTCGCCGCCGGTCCGCTCCCCGACCCGGTGATCATCAAGGGCGTCCCCGTCGGCATCCCGATCTGCGAAGACGTCTGGCACCCATCCGTCTGCGAACATCTCGCCATGCGCGGCGCGGAAATCATGCTCTGCCCCAATGGCTCGCCCTACTGGACCGACAAGCAGCATGTCCGCAAGGACCTCGTCCGCGCCCGCGTCGCCGAAGACGACGTACCCATGCTCTATCTCAACCAGGTCGGCGGCCAGGACGAACTGGTCTTCGACGGCGCCTCCTTCGGCATGGAACCGGGCAACAAGCTGGTTTTCCAGGGCAAGAGCTTCGAAAGCGATTTCATCGTCTCCGACTGGACCCGCGGGGAGCATGGCTGGACCTGCGCCAGTGGCGAAGTCACCGAACTGACCACCACAGACGAGGCCCCTTGGCTCGCCTGCGTCCTCGGCCTGCGTGACTATGTGAAGAAGAACGGCTTCAAGCAGGTCGTGCTCGGCCTCTCGGGCGGCATCGACAGCGCCGTGGTCGCCGCCATGGCCGTCGATGCGCTGGGCGCAGAAAACGTCCACTGCATCATGCTGCCCTATCGCTACACCTCCGAGGCCAGCCTCAAGGACGCCAAAGACTGCGCCCTCGCTCTGGGCGTGCGCTACGACATCGTCTCCATCGGCAATCCGGTCGATGACGCACTGACCGAACTCGCCCCTATCTTCGCCGACCGCGCGCCCGATCTTGCCGAGGAAAACATCCAGTCCCGCATGCGCGGCGTCGTGCTCATGGCCGTCTCCAACAAGCTCGGTTCCATGCTCCTGACCACCGGCAACAAGTCGGAAATGGGCGTCGGCTACGCCACCATCTATGGCGACATGAACGGCGGCTATAATCCGCTCAAGGACATGTTCAAGATGGAAGTCTATCGCCTCGCTGCCTGGCGCAACAGGCATGTTCCCGGCGACTGCAAGGGCCCCTCTGGCGAAGTCATTCCCCAGGCCATCATCGACAAGGCCCCCAGCGCCGAATTGCGTCCCAACCAGACTGACCAGGACTCGCTGCCGCCCTATCCGGTGCTCGACGCGATCCTGAAGGGCATCGTCGAAGACGAACTGTCGATCGCCGAGATCGTGGCTCAGGGTCACGACCAGGCCTTGGTCGAACGCATCGAGCGCCTGCTCAACATCGCCGAATACAAGCGCCGCCAGTCCGCGCCGGGCCCCAAGCTCACCGTCAAGGCCTTCGGCCTCGGCCGCCGCTACCCCATCACCAATGGCTACAAGGATCGCGTGATCGGATGA